The Comamonas endophytica sequence TTCAGGCGAGCGCGAAACCCGGCTGAACCAGCCCGCGCCCAGAATGCCGACCTCGTAGAGGATGCACATGGGAATGGCCAGCGCCAGCTGGGAAATCACATCCGGCGGCGTGACCACGGCGGCGATCACGAACGACAGCACGACGAAGTAGCCGCGGAACGACTTGAGCTTCTCGATCTCGACCAGATTGAAGCGCACCAGCAGCATCACCACGATCGGCACCTGGAAGGCCAGGCCGAAGGCCAGGTACAGCGACAGGATGGCTTCGACATAGGAGGCGATGTCCGGGGTCGCGGCCACGCTGTCGGGCGTGAATCCCTGGATGAAGGCAAACATCTTGTCGAGCACGAAGAACTGCACGAAGGCGATGCCGACATAGGCCAGCAGGCTGCCGAACAGGATCAGCGGCAGCGCGAAGCGCTTCTCGTGGCTGTAGAGGCCGGGCGACACGAAGGCCCACATCTGGTACATGATCCAGGGCAGCGTGGCCAGCACGCCGACCATGCCCAGCACCTTGATCGGCACGAAGAAGGGCGTGAACACGCC is a genomic window containing:
- the tatC gene encoding twin-arginine translocase subunit TatC; this translates as MADIPPKEDELAGTEQPFVQHLLELRNRLLYCIYGIALAVALLALWPGPNGLIDFISHPIKAHMPPDAKLIAVGVFTPFFVPIKVLGMVGVLATLPWIMYQMWAFVSPGLYSHEKRFALPLILFGSLLAYVGIAFVQFFVLDKMFAFIQGFTPDSVAATPDIASYVEAILSLYLAFGLAFQVPIVVMLLVRFNLVEIEKLKSFRGYFVVLSFVIAAVVTPPDVISQLALAIPMCILYEVGILGAGWFSRVSRSPESDEEQPSTPVEK